Proteins encoded within one genomic window of Kibdelosporangium phytohabitans:
- a CDS encoding 2'-5' RNA ligase family protein gives MPTPGQTAIVVPVPAADRLLWEVSGTHPQAVREGVAAHVSLLYPFLDVSHVDEEVLGWLREFAARTQPIAVEFLDVLSTPGFVHLPVPALRSLAAGIRARWPQVVPYGGRFGADPLPHVTLAMGLRAEDGAAVAERVRRFLPLTGSADRVWIVAYDDGWDLVEAFPLSG, from the coding sequence GTGCCAACACCAGGGCAGACGGCGATCGTGGTCCCGGTTCCGGCTGCGGACCGGTTGCTGTGGGAGGTGTCGGGCACTCATCCTCAGGCAGTTCGGGAGGGCGTCGCCGCGCATGTGTCGCTGCTGTACCCGTTCCTTGATGTGTCTCATGTGGACGAAGAGGTGCTCGGGTGGCTGCGGGAGTTCGCCGCGAGGACGCAACCGATCGCTGTGGAGTTCCTCGACGTGTTGTCCACGCCGGGATTCGTGCACTTGCCGGTACCCGCGTTGCGGTCGCTGGCCGCCGGAATCCGGGCGCGGTGGCCGCAGGTGGTGCCCTACGGCGGCAGGTTCGGCGCCGACCCGCTTCCGCATGTCACGCTCGCGATGGGTCTTCGGGCCGAGGATGGTGCGGCGGTCGCGGAGCGGGTCCGCCGGTTCCTGCCGCTCACCGGTTCGGCCGACCGTGTGTGGATCGTGGCCTACGACGACGGGTGGGACCTGGTGGAGGCGTTTCCGCTCAGCGGGTAG